TTAGTACTAAAAAGAGCAAACATTCATAATTGGAGAACATACTCACGATTTGAGATCAGGCGGCATAGATTGCACAATtggatgaaaataaacaaatccaGCATGAGGAAGGGCTGAAGTAGAGGAGAATCCTGCCAGAGATCTTTTTTGACGGCCAAGAACTTGGATGTTGCACGCAGGCATTCTTGACAAAGGTGCCAAACCACCGGCTTGTGAAACCTACAATGTGAACGGCTGAGTGACGAAACCCATGtggtgcaagaaaaaaaaatggaccaAGAGTGCAGTAGTCGCTGCTCCTAACAAATGTACAAGATTCGGTGCAATTAGCGACATTCGGAGTTCAACTAGACGATGCATAGAAATTCTGTCCTGTAATCAATGTTTCCAGAAAACGACAGACACAGCATCGATAACTTACCGTATGTAGCTTTTCGGCGAGATCACACGCTTCTCGCACAGCATTCAGCTCGTCCGGTTCTAGCGATTTACCTTGTGTTGTAGATGCCGTTACCGATACAACAATACACGTAGCAGGAGCAAGGATCTGCCCCAACAATTCCTAAAAGATGATTATTTTGCAGAAACATGAACATGAAAGATAACTGCACGGGGCATTGTTGGAAATTAGCTAAGCAAAACACTGCTCTTGGAAGACTATGAAGAGATCATGTTGCTAGAGAGAATACATGATTCGCAACAAGAAGGAATCAATGgatgaaaataacaacaacaagtaTAACAAGGGTGTAACGTACCTTATTCTGTCCTTTCGTATTGATTTCATTTCCAAGAAGTTTCACAGCAGCTAAATATTCCAGCGGATTTGGTACCAGCGTCTCCAATTCCGGAAATCGTTTCTCGTATTTGTCACGCACAAATTTATGAATAACACTGATCTCCCCATCAATATCAGCAGCAAGCTAAAATGGAGTTTTTCTTGCATAAAACAAGGTACACAGAATACAGAAATACAGAAATACTAGCACAAAGTTCTAACGATTAGTACGTACATGGGAAAGCTTTACAATCAAAATATACTGAGGATCTGCTTCGAGTGGGGCGGTAACGTGAACTTCGTCAGTTCGTTCGAGTTCGGCATTTAAAGTCGCTATCAAGTCCTTATATCTGAACGGAAAATGTCAATGCATATAGTTAGATTACCATGAAATATTCATAGCATGTTTGTCCAGAATCTTCCATACAGGGTAGAGTAAAAACCGTTAGTAAAGTTCAAACTAACTCATCCGTCAAAGTCATTTTAGCTACATCGTAAACCGAGTTATAGTCGCTTTTTCCAGGTACAACTTCAGTTGCTTCTTCTATGTCATCTTCGTTTTTCATTGTCTGTAGCaggaaatgtgagaaaaattgtAGTCATTTGAGGCAAAATAGGATTTTATCTTACTTCCATGGCTTGTTCCAATTCATCCGCATCGTCCTCCTCGAAGTCTGCCATAAGTTCTTCCGCAAGCGACATCTTTGAtgtattttttggaaaacactACTAAAACTCCGAAAAATTAACTTGTGAGAAAGATTTATATGGATGGAAGTAGGacggatttgaaaaaaaaagttctttatcTTGTCCACACTTAACTTATCCCAGGCATTCAACTTAAATGTAAACACTAGAAAAAAGGGCTTTAACATCCGACGTTTTTCACGAGAATAAGAGAATGTTAAGCCGTTTGCTGCAATGATACGCAataatactttcaaaaatatctttaCATTAGTTTGTAACAGCAGAAAAACCATGCCTAGGCAATGAAAAACACTGTTAGAGACGATATCACTGCGCGTAACCACTCATGCCATGTTTCCTCATT
The Necator americanus strain Aroian chromosome I, whole genome shotgun sequence genome window above contains:
- a CDS encoding hypothetical protein (NECATOR_CHRI.G4139.T2), whose protein sequence is MSLAEELMADFEEDDADELEQAMETMKNEDDIEEATEVVPGKSDYNSVYDVAKMTLTDEYKDLIATLNAELERTDEVHVTAPLEADPQYILIVKLSHLAADIDGEISVIHKFVRDKYEKRFPELETLVPNPLEYLAAVKLLGNEINTKGQNKELLGQILAPATCIVVSVTASTTQGKSLEPDELNAVREACDLAEKLHTDRISMHRLVELRMSLIAPNLVHLLGAATTALLVSQAGGLAPLSRMPACNIQVLGRQKRSLAGFSSTSALPHAGFVYFHPIVQSMPPDLKSKAAKVLAAKCTLAARVDSLHESPNGAIGVHLLEQVRNKMEKLLEPPPVKASKALPKPLDKASKKRGGRRVRKMKERMGMTDLRKSANRMNFGELAEDVLQDHIGFDLGQIKTGNIAGGRIRAGVVDNKTRVKMSQKVQRQMERQRAQGGVTSIRSKTAGTASSVTFTPVQGLEIINPTALEKTATSSSTYFSSSASFVKVATPASTK